The following proteins are encoded in a genomic region of Terriglobales bacterium:
- a CDS encoding alcohol dehydrogenase catalytic domain-containing protein has protein sequence MATLTAPSFLPRTPKSGSTMKALVFRAANQIGLEEVPIPRAGYGEAVIRVTLTTICGTDLHILRGEYPVKPGLVLGHEPVGIIHELGPGVSGYEVGDRVLVGAITPCGQCNFCLSGKWSQCGGPLGGWKFGNTINGAQAEFLLVPHAQANLAKIPDELSDEEVVLLADIASTGFSAAETGDVKIGDTVAVFAQGPIGLCATAGARLRGASTIIAVESDPTRIQMSRRMGADFVLNFLEVDVVSQIKKLTGGGVDVAIEALGTQQTFESALRVLKPGGVLSSLGVYSGKLSLPVDAFHAGIGDQKIVTTLCPGGKERMRRLMEIVRHHRVDLSPLLTHVFSLDQVVEAYSFFGDRQDGVIKVAVRPSL, from the coding sequence ATGGCAACACTTACGGCACCATCTTTCTTACCGCGCACTCCTAAAAGTGGTTCAACCATGAAAGCATTGGTATTCCGGGCAGCCAATCAGATTGGGTTGGAAGAAGTACCCATTCCACGAGCGGGTTATGGCGAAGCAGTAATTCGCGTGACCCTGACCACGATTTGCGGCACTGATCTTCATATTCTTCGAGGCGAGTATCCGGTAAAGCCGGGCTTGGTGCTGGGCCACGAGCCGGTAGGCATTATCCATGAACTGGGGCCCGGCGTGAGTGGCTACGAAGTCGGCGACCGCGTGCTGGTGGGAGCAATCACACCATGCGGGCAGTGCAATTTCTGCCTGAGCGGCAAATGGTCGCAATGCGGCGGACCTCTGGGCGGGTGGAAGTTTGGCAATACCATCAACGGTGCTCAGGCCGAATTTCTGCTGGTTCCCCATGCCCAGGCGAATCTCGCCAAAATTCCCGACGAGCTGAGCGACGAGGAAGTGGTTCTGCTGGCCGATATAGCATCCACGGGATTTTCGGCCGCAGAAACCGGGGATGTGAAGATAGGCGACACGGTGGCGGTTTTTGCCCAGGGCCCGATCGGGCTATGTGCTACGGCCGGAGCACGGCTTAGAGGCGCCAGCACCATCATTGCGGTGGAGTCGGATCCCACCCGAATTCAGATGTCTCGGCGCATGGGAGCTGACTTCGTGCTCAATTTCCTTGAAGTGGATGTGGTGAGCCAAATCAAGAAGCTGACCGGCGGAGGCGTGGATGTGGCTATCGAAGCGCTCGGTACACAACAAACCTTCGAAAGCGCTCTCAGGGTGTTGAAACCTGGAGGAGTTCTTTCCAGCCTTGGCGTCTATTCCGGCAAGCTCTCACTTCCGGTGGATGCCTTTCACGCCGGCATTGGCGACCAGAAGATCGTCACCACCTTGTGCCCGGGGGGCAAAGAGCGGATGCGTCGCTTGATGGAAATTGTGAGACACCACAGGGTTGACTTGAGCCCACTGCTGACTCATGTTTTCTCCCTCGACCAGGTTGTTGAAGCCTACAGCTTCTTTGGGGACCGCCAAGATGGGGTGATCAAAGTGGCAGTGCGGCCGTCGCTTTGA
- a CDS encoding glycosyltransferase — protein MIALLNAINLALFCYYLFTNLTYLFLLVSAISANIMHQRRLASLKLEHVDRSPFTPPIALLVPARNEEGCVVESIRSLLGIDYPELEIVLINDGSTDGTLKQVQEHFKLRKANLLYVPEVRCAEVHALYISTVDRRLLVVDKKSGGNKADAVNAGLNATSSPYVCVVDADSLLEKDALLRMMGGVFSRPSQIAAVGGVVRVLNGSLVERGRLTTVQLPRRPLEILQVIEYLRAFLIGREGWALYNMMTVISGAFGVFRRDFIVEMGGYRHSAIGEDIDLVVRLHRLMRDQGVDYKIPFVPDPVCWTEVPADIRSLARQRARWHKGLYDVLLQNRDMLFRKRFGRLGWIAMPYQWLFELAAPIIELVGYASMLTAALLGVMSIHFFLQFLIFGYTFGSLISVGAVLQEEITYRRYNRKRDVALLIMFCFLEYFPYRQLQMFWRMQGLWQYWRGDVVWKQVRRVGFGETGSARAQSHEAEASTVVPQ, from the coding sequence ATGATTGCCTTGTTGAACGCCATCAACCTGGCGCTGTTCTGCTATTACTTGTTTACAAACCTCACCTATTTATTCCTGCTGGTCAGTGCCATCAGCGCCAACATCATGCATCAACGTCGTCTGGCCAGCCTCAAGCTCGAACACGTAGACCGTTCTCCCTTCACTCCGCCCATCGCTCTTCTGGTGCCTGCGCGCAACGAGGAAGGGTGCGTAGTTGAATCCATTCGCTCGCTGCTGGGAATTGATTACCCAGAGCTTGAAATAGTCTTAATCAACGATGGCTCGACCGATGGCACGTTGAAGCAGGTGCAAGAACATTTCAAGTTGAGGAAGGCGAACCTCTTATACGTTCCGGAGGTGCGTTGCGCGGAAGTTCATGCCCTCTACATCAGTACCGTAGACCGTCGTCTGCTCGTGGTTGACAAAAAATCCGGCGGGAACAAAGCCGATGCGGTCAATGCCGGTCTGAACGCCACCTCGAGTCCTTATGTATGCGTAGTGGACGCCGACTCTTTGCTGGAAAAGGATGCGTTGCTGCGCATGATGGGCGGCGTCTTCTCTCGCCCCAGCCAGATTGCTGCCGTGGGCGGCGTCGTCCGGGTGCTGAACGGCTCGTTAGTTGAGCGCGGCCGACTGACGACGGTGCAACTCCCGCGACGGCCCTTGGAAATTCTGCAAGTCATTGAGTACCTGCGTGCTTTCCTGATTGGCCGCGAGGGCTGGGCCCTCTACAACATGATGACCGTCATCTCCGGTGCGTTCGGGGTTTTTCGGCGCGATTTTATCGTCGAAATGGGCGGTTATCGGCACAGCGCGATCGGAGAGGACATTGACCTTGTGGTTCGCCTTCACCGCCTGATGCGCGATCAGGGCGTGGACTATAAAATTCCCTTCGTTCCCGATCCGGTTTGCTGGACCGAGGTTCCTGCGGACATTAGATCTCTGGCTCGGCAACGCGCCCGGTGGCATAAGGGCCTGTATGACGTGCTCTTACAAAACCGCGACATGCTATTTCGCAAGCGTTTTGGCAGGCTGGGCTGGATCGCCATGCCCTACCAATGGCTCTTTGAATTGGCCGCTCCTATTATTGAGTTGGTCGGCTATGCCAGCATGCTGACAGCAGCGTTGCTTGGAGTCATGAGCATCCATTTTTTTCTGCAATTTCTGATCTTTGGTTATACCTTCGGCTCGCTGATATCTGTGGGCGCGGTATTGCAGGAAGAAATTACCTATCGTCGGTACAACCGCAAGCGGGACGTCGCTCTGCTGATAATGTTTTGTTTTCTCGAATACTTCCCGTACCGGCAGCTGCAGATGTTCTGGCGTATGCAAGGTCTGTGGCAGTATTGGCGAGGAGATGTGGTGTGGAAGCAGGTCAGGCGTGTCGGCTTTGGCGAGACCGGCTCCGCCAGAGCTCAGTCCCACGAGGCAGAGGCAAGTACGGTTGTTCCTCAATAA
- a CDS encoding radical SAM protein has translation MASPAKFRIDVAIHDLLMNSTPTPPSPAAAKGMRLPDPVFPRFPERLSDPGPDTPPERRTWDAKRIYGAARGWLLPYVRSRVLPGDFHPITSYLFLEYKCNLDCWYCWAFDNKVKGMTEDVARRSIDWLHDHGCRVLALMGGEPLLRPQFAHKVVYYAAKKGFWVYIGTNGRLLRPDVTDRLGDAGVAVFNFAMDSWDLKPSLPKALVPAQKNLEYVLRKQYVYEYLVFFNMNICRNNTEDIRMLTEYAHDHRVATDYHINETPMLEQDDHFKHLSDNPTYIRPEDWRDIDALVDWLIEKNKSGYQMVNSVQRLQEIKAFMRMSSGVDLEKYGWNGDGSNSNGHGKQVLASMPGIVQDADGELHFAEWNCRAGQNNVIIRTDGTVAPCFPMYASTFDWGNIDRPKFDRGQLTDMKSTCQRHCFSTLNHNLAYCYNDARVIKWLWKQAKNGFQDGARSFDD, from the coding sequence ATGGCTTCCCCCGCCAAGTTTCGCATTGATGTTGCCATTCATGATCTCCTGATGAACTCAACTCCCACTCCGCCGTCGCCAGCCGCGGCGAAAGGAATGAGGCTTCCGGATCCGGTCTTTCCGCGATTCCCGGAGCGACTGAGTGATCCCGGCCCCGATACTCCTCCTGAGCGGCGCACATGGGACGCAAAACGAATCTATGGCGCTGCTCGTGGGTGGTTATTGCCCTATGTGCGGTCGCGGGTGTTGCCCGGGGACTTCCACCCGATTACTTCGTACCTCTTTCTCGAGTACAAGTGCAACCTGGATTGCTGGTATTGCTGGGCATTCGACAACAAAGTGAAAGGCATGACCGAAGATGTGGCGCGCCGCTCCATTGATTGGCTCCATGATCATGGCTGCCGCGTTCTTGCGTTGATGGGTGGGGAGCCTCTGCTGCGACCGCAATTCGCCCACAAGGTTGTTTACTACGCGGCAAAGAAGGGCTTCTGGGTGTATATCGGGACAAATGGCCGCCTACTCCGTCCCGATGTCACCGATCGCTTAGGCGACGCCGGGGTTGCGGTTTTCAACTTCGCCATGGACTCATGGGACCTTAAACCCAGCCTCCCGAAGGCCCTTGTTCCGGCGCAAAAGAACCTCGAGTACGTGCTGCGCAAGCAATATGTCTATGAGTACCTGGTGTTCTTTAATATGAACATCTGTCGCAATAACACCGAAGACATACGCATGCTCACGGAATACGCCCACGACCACCGAGTAGCCACCGACTACCACATCAACGAGACCCCGATGCTCGAACAGGATGATCATTTCAAGCATCTTTCCGACAATCCCACCTACATCCGTCCGGAGGACTGGCGCGACATAGATGCTCTGGTGGATTGGCTAATCGAGAAAAACAAGTCCGGCTACCAGATGGTGAACTCCGTGCAGCGACTTCAGGAAATCAAGGCCTTCATGCGCATGTCTTCCGGCGTTGACTTAGAAAAGTATGGCTGGAATGGCGACGGCAGCAACAGTAATGGCCATGGCAAACAAGTGCTTGCTTCCATGCCGGGCATCGTGCAAGACGCCGACGGTGAGCTGCATTTCGCGGAGTGGAACTGCCGTGCCGGCCAGAACAACGTGATCATCCGCACTGACGGCACAGTCGCGCCTTGCTTTCCCATGTATGCCTCCACCTTCGACTGGGGAAACATTGACCGGCCGAAGTTCGATCGCGGTCAGCTGACCGACATGAAAAGCACCTGCCAGCGGCACTGTTTTTCTACGCTGAATCATAATCTGGCGTACTGCTACAACGATGCTCGTGTCATTAAATGGCTTTGGAAGCAAGCCAAGAACGGTTTCCAGGATGGAGCCCGCAGCTTCGACGACTAA
- a CDS encoding HEAT repeat domain-containing protein: MPALPLAIEVFFRWIDRLGPAGLVVRAIVASLWAIAALLVYICLRRLYRALFFRIRNARALVIRNKWPQIVSGVVPPRTWLFKYLDRKIVEQILLDTLDATSDDQAAPLISCLRSSGLLEMRIHESRTRKGWERREALTTLGRTRAPEAIAALAEALRDPNAENRLAAVRGLGQIGLPEAVDYLLTGAVEPDGTLTVPEIPLQNALLRCSRSKLSVLLPPLRRAQGKPREILARVVSELATPEIGDDLLMLACDPLPEVRASAARALASADPASAFPVLSVLSADPEWEVRLRAVAALSAIQDSRAIPALVRCLCDRNRSIRVRAAAALVKFEAELDYILHNVIATQDQYALQAMISELERSDIYEKLLVELRHSTTAHRANEMLVEALRTGAEKLKKNLRWQKLEEVVSQ; the protein is encoded by the coding sequence ATGCCAGCTCTGCCTTTAGCCATCGAAGTATTTTTTCGCTGGATTGACCGCCTTGGCCCCGCCGGGCTGGTGGTCAGAGCGATTGTGGCCTCGCTCTGGGCAATTGCCGCCCTGCTTGTCTATATCTGTTTAAGGCGGCTCTACCGCGCTCTATTTTTTCGGATCCGCAATGCTCGCGCTTTAGTCATTCGTAATAAATGGCCGCAGATTGTTTCGGGTGTGGTTCCGCCTCGGACGTGGCTCTTCAAATATCTCGACCGCAAAATCGTTGAACAAATTCTGCTCGATACCCTTGATGCTACCTCCGACGACCAGGCGGCGCCGCTGATCTCCTGCCTGCGTTCCTCCGGACTTCTGGAAATGCGCATTCATGAATCGCGCACTCGCAAAGGCTGGGAGAGACGCGAGGCGCTCACCACTTTGGGGCGTACGCGCGCTCCCGAGGCGATTGCTGCTCTGGCTGAAGCTTTACGCGATCCCAATGCCGAAAATCGCCTGGCGGCAGTGCGCGGACTGGGGCAGATTGGTCTTCCTGAAGCCGTGGATTATCTGCTCACTGGTGCGGTTGAACCCGATGGCACACTGACGGTCCCCGAAATCCCGTTGCAGAATGCCTTATTGCGGTGCTCCCGCAGTAAGCTTTCAGTCCTGCTGCCGCCCCTTCGCCGGGCCCAGGGTAAGCCTCGCGAAATACTAGCGCGCGTAGTTTCCGAGTTGGCCACCCCCGAAATCGGTGACGATCTTCTGATGTTGGCCTGCGATCCTCTCCCTGAGGTACGTGCATCCGCCGCTCGCGCTCTGGCCAGCGCCGATCCTGCATCTGCTTTTCCTGTGTTGTCCGTGCTCTCCGCCGATCCCGAATGGGAGGTACGCTTGCGCGCAGTCGCCGCGCTCAGCGCAATTCAGGATTCACGTGCCATTCCGGCCCTGGTCCGCTGTCTCTGCGACCGCAACCGCAGCATACGCGTACGGGCCGCGGCTGCCTTGGTGAAGTTTGAAGCGGAGCTGGATTACATCCTTCACAATGTGATCGCAACCCAGGACCAATATGCCCTGCAGGCGATGATTTCCGAATTGGAACGATCGGACATTTACGAAAAACTGCTTGTCGAATTGCGGCACTCCACTACGGCGCACCGGGCAAACGAAATGCTGGTCGAAGCGCTTCGCACCGGCGCCGAGAAGCTCAAGAAGAATTTGCGCTGGCAAAAGCTCGAGGAAGTAGTGTCGCAATGA
- a CDS encoding tetratricopeptide repeat protein has translation MFKRLLFFGTLLALAAALPSSAQSAADWQSRVRERVEKHDLTAAAGIVDQRLKDAPHDLEAVGWRARLHAWNGDWHAAESEYKLVLQSSPDDVEILIGLSDVLAWQQRSAEALPLLNHACSLEPSNPDVLVHRARVLRSLGRPSEARQDFRAALRLDQQNKDAATGLASLSSELRHELRIGNDTDFFNYTDTAQAQTVSLRSQWTSRWATSFSGSSYQRYGEDAGKFMVSVTRRLPGANALTVGGAIAHDQTVIPRCEAFFDFGHGWKLGRNSMIRAVETSYGQHWYWFSGARVLVFSPTAMLYLPGNTTWSFAVSPARSHFSNSAAGWQVSGASRFSFPLQSRLTANLFYAVGSENFAQADQIGRFAARTIGGGSRLQLTSHQDITGFVASQDRSQARSAISIGFSYGIRF, from the coding sequence ATGTTCAAACGCCTCTTATTTTTCGGGACGCTTCTGGCGCTGGCCGCCGCACTACCGTCATCGGCGCAAAGCGCTGCCGACTGGCAGAGCCGCGTTCGTGAGCGTGTCGAAAAGCACGATCTAACCGCTGCTGCTGGGATTGTGGATCAGCGTCTCAAAGACGCTCCCCACGATCTTGAGGCCGTAGGGTGGCGCGCACGATTGCACGCCTGGAACGGCGATTGGCACGCCGCCGAATCCGAATACAAGCTGGTGCTTCAGAGTTCGCCGGATGACGTGGAAATCCTGATTGGCCTTTCAGACGTTCTGGCATGGCAGCAGCGTTCCGCGGAGGCGCTGCCGTTACTCAATCACGCTTGTTCTTTGGAGCCTTCAAACCCTGACGTTCTCGTTCACCGCGCTCGCGTGTTGCGGTCACTAGGGCGGCCGTCCGAAGCTCGACAAGACTTTCGCGCCGCATTGCGATTGGATCAGCAGAATAAAGATGCTGCCACAGGTCTGGCTAGCCTAAGCTCAGAACTACGCCACGAGCTGCGCATAGGTAACGACACCGACTTCTTCAATTACACGGACACGGCGCAGGCACAGACGGTTAGTCTGCGTTCTCAGTGGACATCTCGTTGGGCGACTAGCTTCTCCGGCAGTTCGTATCAGCGTTATGGCGAGGATGCTGGCAAGTTCATGGTCAGCGTTACGCGCCGGCTTCCCGGCGCCAACGCGCTCACTGTAGGCGGCGCCATCGCTCATGACCAGACGGTGATACCGCGCTGCGAAGCCTTTTTCGACTTCGGCCACGGCTGGAAACTGGGAAGGAATTCGATGATTCGTGCGGTTGAAACCAGCTATGGCCAGCACTGGTACTGGTTTTCCGGCGCTCGCGTATTGGTGTTTTCGCCCACAGCGATGCTGTACCTTCCGGGGAACACTACCTGGTCATTCGCCGTTTCTCCGGCCCGGTCTCATTTTTCAAATAGCGCCGCTGGCTGGCAGGTGTCCGGTGCGTCGCGCTTCAGTTTTCCCCTCCAGTCGCGGCTTACCGCGAATCTCTTCTACGCCGTGGGCAGCGAGAATTTCGCCCAGGCGGACCAGATCGGTCGCTTTGCCGCACGTACCATCGGCGGCGGTAGCCGTTTGCAGCTCACCAGCCATCAGGACATCACGGGCTTCGTAGCCAGCCAGGACCGTTCCCAGGCGCGCTCCGCCATCAGCATCGGATTCAGCTACGGAATTCGTTTCTAG
- a CDS encoding cation transporter has protein sequence MLSSASPELSSGMADDAISSRETSARRGQFLEYFTLAWNSVEGLIAVTAGALAGSISLIGFGIDSFIEVTSGVVLLWRMSVDADEERREHNERLALRSVGVCFLVLAVYIAYESTRDLLGRRAAEHSIAGIVLACISLLIMPLLARAKRQVGTSLNSLAMRADAKQAEFCAYLSAILLVGLVLNAAFGLWWADPLGGLLMVPLIAREGVQGLKAQTCCSG, from the coding sequence TTGCTGTCATCAGCCAGCCCTGAATTATCATCAGGCATGGCTGATGATGCGATATCCAGCAGAGAAACCTCGGCCAGACGTGGTCAGTTCCTGGAATACTTCACGCTTGCCTGGAACAGTGTTGAAGGGTTGATAGCAGTCACGGCAGGTGCGCTCGCCGGCAGCATATCCCTGATCGGGTTCGGAATTGACAGCTTCATCGAAGTGACTTCGGGTGTTGTGCTGCTGTGGCGCATGTCCGTGGACGCGGATGAAGAACGGCGCGAACACAATGAACGTCTCGCCTTGCGCAGTGTCGGTGTTTGCTTCCTTGTGCTGGCGGTTTACATCGCCTATGAATCTACCCGCGACCTCTTAGGCCGACGTGCTGCCGAGCACAGTATCGCTGGTATTGTTCTGGCCTGTATTTCTCTTCTAATCATGCCCTTGCTCGCCCGCGCTAAGCGACAGGTCGGCACCTCTCTTAACAGCCTAGCCATGCGCGCAGACGCCAAGCAGGCTGAATTCTGCGCCTATCTCTCGGCGATTCTTCTCGTGGGTTTGGTGCTCAACGCCGCTTTCGGATTGTGGTGGGCAGACCCTCTTGGCGGATTGCTGATGGTCCCGCTAATTGCGCGCGAAGGTGTTCAAGGCCTCAAGGCCCAAACGTGCTGTTCTGGTTAA
- a CDS encoding universal stress protein, translating to MELLEQKTSSSVAIKNVLFATDFSAASSAALPYAIAICQHYESMLHAEHVMFPQALFVAPEVTDPQVIDSMYESARLRAEKEMKRLGSHLSGVPHRLHLGIGDVWEVLAETARANNIDLVVVGTHGRTGVEKIVMGSIAEDIFRHARCPVLTVGPKISGRSKSRVICGTGGDCSPIDIEFRQIVFATDFSPHSLAAAPYAVSLAQEFGARLTLLHVLDYKVAGPRPAVIERTVNRLTDLVSEEAGLWCTPIPMVKFGAAADCILETAADRGADLIVMGVRPATGLNGAGTHLPWAIAHRVVSLANCPVLTIRG from the coding sequence GTGGAGCTTTTGGAACAAAAAACGAGCAGCAGCGTCGCGATAAAAAACGTCCTTTTTGCCACCGATTTTTCGGCCGCGTCCAGCGCGGCGTTACCCTATGCAATCGCGATATGTCAGCATTACGAGAGCATGCTGCACGCGGAACACGTGATGTTTCCGCAGGCACTGTTTGTCGCACCAGAAGTGACCGACCCACAGGTGATTGACAGCATGTATGAGAGTGCGCGCCTGAGGGCCGAAAAGGAAATGAAGCGTTTGGGTTCCCACTTATCCGGCGTTCCGCATCGTCTTCACCTTGGGATCGGGGACGTCTGGGAAGTGCTCGCGGAGACCGCTAGAGCCAACAATATTGATTTGGTAGTAGTGGGTACGCACGGGCGCACAGGAGTCGAGAAGATTGTGATGGGCTCAATTGCGGAGGACATCTTCCGGCACGCGCGCTGCCCCGTACTGACGGTTGGCCCAAAGATTTCGGGACGCTCCAAATCGCGCGTGATCTGCGGAACCGGTGGGGATTGTTCGCCGATTGATATTGAGTTTCGCCAAATTGTGTTTGCGACGGATTTTTCTCCGCACTCACTGGCCGCGGCACCTTATGCAGTTTCGCTGGCCCAGGAATTCGGGGCGCGCCTCACTTTGCTGCACGTATTGGACTACAAAGTGGCTGGACCTCGACCAGCCGTGATTGAACGAACTGTAAACAGGCTCACTGATCTGGTCTCAGAAGAAGCGGGTTTATGGTGTACCCCAATTCCGATGGTGAAATTTGGTGCGGCGGCGGATTGCATTTTGGAGACCGCCGCTGATCGTGGGGCGGACCTCATCGTAATGGGAGTGCGGCCGGCTACCGGATTGAATGGAGCTGGGACCCACCTTCCCTGGGCGATAGCTCACCGGGTGGTCTCGCTGGCCAATTGTCCGGTGCTGACGATCCGCGGCTGA
- the modA gene encoding molybdate ABC transporter substrate-binding protein, which translates to MMAFPRISRLCAFALVVFFLTSAAAEEITVAAAADLQFAFKDIAARFEKDTGNSIKLVFGSSGNFTNQIKNGAPFDMFFSADIGYPRQLETDGLVEPGTLYHYANGNIVLWARKGSNVAVDHGLKLVLERAISKIAIANPQHAPYGRAAVAALRHEGIYEQVQRKLVLGENISQAAQFVETGNADVGIVALSLVLAPAMQGKGKYWLIPESWYPAIEQVCVTLKSSHHKEVAQQFLAYLKKPEIARLMQVYGFVVPKAGTVAN; encoded by the coding sequence ATGATGGCTTTTCCTCGTATCTCCAGGCTGTGCGCGTTCGCATTGGTCGTGTTCTTCCTGACCTCGGCCGCCGCAGAAGAGATCACGGTTGCCGCCGCGGCCGACCTGCAGTTCGCATTCAAAGACATCGCCGCCAGGTTCGAAAAGGACACCGGAAACTCTATAAAGCTGGTCTTCGGTTCTTCCGGGAACTTCACCAATCAAATTAAAAATGGCGCCCCTTTCGATATGTTTTTCTCTGCCGACATCGGTTATCCCCGGCAGCTCGAAACTGATGGCCTGGTCGAGCCGGGGACGCTCTATCACTACGCCAATGGCAATATTGTGCTCTGGGCACGGAAAGGTTCCAATGTTGCTGTGGACCATGGTCTAAAGCTGGTTCTGGAGCGCGCGATTTCCAAAATCGCCATAGCTAATCCTCAACATGCGCCGTACGGTCGAGCCGCCGTAGCTGCGCTACGCCACGAAGGCATTTACGAACAGGTCCAGCGCAAGCTGGTGCTGGGTGAGAACATTTCCCAAGCGGCTCAATTCGTCGAAACGGGTAACGCGGACGTTGGGATCGTCGCCCTCTCATTGGTCCTGGCGCCGGCAATGCAGGGAAAAGGGAAGTACTGGCTCATTCCCGAGTCATGGTATCCGGCGATCGAACAGGTATGCGTGACTCTGAAGTCCTCGCACCATAAGGAAGTAGCGCAGCAGTTTCTCGCTTATTTGAAGAAACCGGAGATTGCAAGACTAATGCAGGTGTATGGATTTGTAGTGCCAAAGGCCGGAACAGTGGCCAATTGA
- a CDS encoding Crp/Fnr family transcriptional regulator: MPAESPYGLPIIDSCVTCKSREDFLFCSLSRTALENLQKIKSSATYPKGAVLFVEGQNARGIFILCSGRAKLSTSAADGRSLILRIAEPGEVLGLSASVSGRPYEVTAETLGPAQANFVERNNFLHFLKENGEVALRVAQELSNNYYSAYTEIRSLGLSHTSSEKLAKLLLEWSENAETKGLEQRVKVTLTHEEIAQLIGSSRETVTRSFTELKKKQLIQLKGSTLVIRNRAALEKLVNS, encoded by the coding sequence ATGCCCGCGGAATCGCCCTACGGACTGCCCATCATTGATAGTTGCGTGACCTGCAAATCGAGAGAAGACTTTCTTTTTTGTAGTCTTTCGCGCACCGCACTGGAGAACCTGCAAAAAATTAAGTCGAGCGCAACCTATCCCAAAGGGGCAGTTCTGTTCGTAGAAGGCCAGAACGCCCGGGGCATCTTTATTCTTTGTAGCGGCCGCGCCAAACTTTCCACATCGGCAGCGGATGGCCGCAGCCTCATCCTCAGGATTGCGGAGCCCGGCGAGGTGCTTGGACTGAGTGCAAGCGTTTCGGGACGCCCCTATGAGGTTACCGCTGAGACCTTGGGGCCGGCACAAGCCAATTTTGTGGAACGCAATAATTTTCTTCATTTCCTTAAGGAGAATGGCGAGGTAGCCCTGCGGGTGGCGCAGGAACTCAGCAACAACTATTACTCTGCATATACTGAAATTCGCTCTCTTGGCCTATCTCATACCTCCTCGGAGAAGCTGGCCAAGTTGCTCCTGGAATGGTCAGAGAACGCGGAAACCAAGGGTCTGGAGCAGCGTGTGAAAGTCACGCTAACCCATGAAGAGATTGCGCAATTGATAGGTTCCTCACGTGAAACCGTGACCCGCAGCTTCACTGAACTCAAGAAGAAGCAATTGATTCAGTTAAAGGGCTCCACTCTGGTTATTCGCAACCGCGCGGCGCTTGAGAAGCTGGTAAATTCGTAG